From the genome of Brassica oleracea var. oleracea cultivar TO1000 chromosome C4, BOL, whole genome shotgun sequence:
GCCACTAAGGTGGAGGGACATGACTTCATTGGTGGAACCAACGAGCTTGCCACCTACGAAGACAGCTGGTACCGCCGTGGAGCAGCCTATCCGGAGAAGAGCCTTCTCGATCTCACGGCAGTCGGGGTCGGTGTCAATTTCGTGGACCGTTGGTTGAACCCTAAGGTCACGGAACAGGATCTGAACGGCGTAGCAGAGACAACATGAGCTCTTCGTGATGATCACCACTCCTCTTTCTGACGACATTCTCATCACCTTGTCCATGAGATCTGATGTCTAGCTAGGGTTTAGTTAAGTTTTTTATTGTCTGATCGATGTATGTGTTTGTTTGGTTTGCGTTTGTAAAATGCTTGAAATCTGCTTCGCTATTTATAACAAGTTCGTGAATAAATCTTTACTCTTATTTTGAACCAAAAAAAAAAAAAAAACTTTAGACTCTTATTTTTTATTTATTTTATTATTTTCTGGTTAGAAAGAACATTCAAAAAGTTATTATGAATATTATGATAAAATATCAGAAATGAAAGATAAATATCACAGTTACAAAAAAGAAGAAGATAAATATCAGATGCCTAACAGAAAAAAAAAAAAAAAAAAAAAAGCTAAAATGACGGCTATTTGAGTGTTTTCTTCTTCTTTATATTCTCTTTGACTGTGCCCGAGTTGTACACATTACTATAGAGTGTATAGAGCAAGGCTGCAGTTGTTTGGATCGTCACTTAACCGTTGATGGGTTGTTCTATACCATTCGAAACATTGTTATTAACTTCACATTTTTATGGGGTCAATCGTGAATAATATCTGACACTGCACGTCGCATAGATGGGTTTGTGTGTGTTTTCTGCATGGCCTGGCCCGCGATAATTTTTCGGATCAAACAATTTGTTAAAATTTGAGTAAGCCGTTTTCCTAAACCGGTATGCATACCAATTTAAGAAGACTAGCGTTTTACTAGCTAGCTAGCTCGTACGTGCCGTATGATTCTGAAACGTACCAGCTAGCTAGCTCGTACGTACCGTATGTATTCTCTTGACAAATCTCCTTTGATCGATGATTGAATCTATGATTCAAATTCAATCTCCTTTGATCGATTATTTGGCTCATTCTCCTACCTTTTATTATTAATGAAGTTTTCAGTGACAAAAAAAAAAAAAGATCGATGATTGAATCTTTGCGCCAAAGAATGTTAAAATGAAAGAAGATGCGAGCTCTTACGGTGAGAAGTCCACACACACGCACATATATAGCAAAATACAATATGATTCTGAAACGTACCAACTTGCCAAAAGAATATTGATTCGTTTCTTTATTTTTTCTTATATTCTTAATTAGCTTTCTTCTTATATTACTGATCTCTTCTTTCCAAATGTCCCTATTGCCGGAAGCACGAATCGTACGCTTAGATCCCACGCATGAGCTAGTTTTTTTTTTTTTTTTTTTTAAAAAGGGCTTTTTATGGGCTGCTTTATTCCAATTGTTTTATGGGAGTAGCTTTTCATGTGCTTGCATAGTTCTGTTTTATTCAAGCGATGCTGTTATGCATAGTTTGATATTAATTTGTATATCGTTCAGTTATTCAAGGGATACAGTTTTGTTTTGTCCAATCATCAAAAGATATATTGCTAACTTACTCGGTTTCCATTTACCTTACAAAGTTATGTTATAATTGATTAGCTGGTCCGTATCAACTAATAATTAACTAATCTCCCGGAGCATGGTCTTCTCTGGTTTTTGTTGGGGGCAAACTCAAATGCATAATCTTCTTATATATATGCATGCATGGTTCTATTAACATTTTATTTCATAGTGCCAGCATTTAAGACACATCCCCACAATGTATAGTTTAAAGTTTAAACTTATATAAATATATCATTGATCACGATATGTAAGCGAATTAACAGTAATTAATCACAACCAAATTGCTTTGGAGTCCTTTAGCATTTGCTTGAGCGAGCCATTCACGTGGAAGGAGATGATGTCTTTAGCTGAGCCGACGTACCTCCCACCTAT
Proteins encoded in this window:
- the LOC106340882 gene encoding glutaredoxin-C13, with the protein product MDKVMRMSSERGVVIITKSSCCLCYAVQILFRDLRVQPTVHEIDTDPDCREIEKALLRIGCSTAVPAVFVGGKLVGSTNEVMSLHLSGSLVPLIKPYQSLLY